From Pseudanabaena sp. PCC 6802, one genomic window encodes:
- the rpsU gene encoding 30S ribosomal protein S21 has translation MTQIILGENEGIESALRRFKRQVIRADIFADIKKHRYFETPLQKSKRKANAKHKRRKHKSTFRLK, from the coding sequence GTGACCCAGATAATTCTTGGCGAGAATGAAGGGATTGAATCAGCCTTGCGCCGATTTAAGCGGCAAGTAATTAGAGCAGATATTTTTGCAGATATAAAAAAGCATCGTTACTTTGAAACACCTTTACAAAAAAGTAAGCGAAAGGCAAATGCTAAGCACAAGCGAAGAAAGCATAAATCTACCTTTCGACTTAAATAA
- a CDS encoding PstS family phosphate ABC transporter substrate-binding protein codes for MALKIFKSRPSIVAATVMMALALVACGDNTATNVGTTTQPAQTGSSPNAATTESLSGSIRIDGSSTVAPISKAVAQEFSKVNSGVKVPVGTSGTGGGFKKFCSGDTDISNASRPIKSKEAEDCAKNKVEFVELPIAVDGLTVVVNKENTWAKCLTVDELKKMWSPDSQGKVNNWKQVKDSFPDEKLSLFGPGPDSGTFDYFTEAVNGKSKASRTDYQPSEDDNILVQGVVGSKGGLGYFGVAYYEANANKLSAVEIDAGKGCVAPTIENINSGKYAPLSRPLFVYVNKKSLERPEVKAFMDFYLAQDEALVRKVGYVTLPNEALPKVKERLKEGKTGTTFSGEHAGKSIAELLAKDLK; via the coding sequence ATGGCTTTAAAAATTTTCAAATCCCGTCCAAGCATTGTTGCTGCAACAGTAATGATGGCTCTAGCTTTGGTTGCTTGTGGTGACAATACTGCGACTAATGTGGGCACCACGACACAACCAGCCCAAACAGGCTCTAGTCCTAATGCTGCAACTACTGAAAGCTTAAGCGGTAGCATTAGAATAGATGGATCCAGCACGGTTGCGCCAATTAGTAAAGCTGTAGCTCAAGAATTTTCTAAAGTTAATTCAGGAGTCAAGGTGCCTGTTGGTACTAGCGGCACTGGAGGTGGCTTTAAGAAATTTTGCTCTGGCGATACTGATATTTCCAACGCTTCTCGCCCCATTAAGTCCAAAGAAGCTGAGGATTGTGCCAAGAACAAAGTTGAGTTTGTGGAATTACCAATCGCAGTTGACGGCTTGACTGTGGTTGTGAACAAAGAGAATACCTGGGCAAAATGCCTAACCGTAGACGAGCTTAAGAAGATGTGGTCTCCTGATTCTCAGGGCAAAGTAAACAACTGGAAGCAAGTGAAAGATTCATTCCCAGATGAAAAACTAAGCTTATTTGGCCCTGGCCCAGATTCAGGTACGTTTGACTACTTCACAGAGGCAGTTAACGGCAAGTCAAAGGCCAGTCGTACCGATTACCAACCCAGCGAAGACGACAATATTCTCGTACAGGGTGTAGTTGGTAGTAAAGGTGGTCTGGGCTACTTTGGGGTTGCCTACTATGAAGCAAACGCCAACAAACTGAGCGCAGTTGAAATTGATGCTGGTAAGGGCTGCGTTGCACCAACCATTGAAAATATTAACTCTGGTAAATACGCTCCCCTATCTCGCCCTCTGTTTGTGTACGTGAACAAGAAATCCTTGGAACGTCCGGAAGTTAAAGCTTTTATGGATTTCTACCTGGCTCAAGACGAAGCTTTGGTGCGCAAAGTAGGTTACGTCACGTTGCCCAACGAGGCACTGCCAAAAGTAAAGGAACGGTTGAAGGAAGGTAAAACCGGCACCACATTCTCTGGCGAACATGCCGGTAAATCGATCGCCGAACTTCTCGCTAAAGATCTCAAGTAG
- the pstC gene encoding phosphate ABC transporter permease subunit PstC has product MASLSESSQSSDLDLNKRVSRNFTELAIAIALFLCALVSVLTTLGIIYVLTEETLKFFSQVSLGEFFLGSTKNGVHSCTWTPQFEDKNFCIWPTISGTILVATIAMLVATPLGLATAVYLSEYARPRVSKILRPLVELLAGVPTVVYGYFALLLVTPFLKLFIPGLEGFNALSAGLVMAVMIIPTVASITADSMRAVPQALRDAAYGLGATKKEVTTKVVMPAALSGIIAAIILGISRAVGETMIVVIAAGQKPNLTFDPRQTVGTMTAYITQVTKGDARYGSIEYEALFAVGMTLFIITLILNIISKQISKRFQEKYD; this is encoded by the coding sequence ATGGCAAGCTTGTCAGAATCTTCACAAAGCTCAGATCTCGATCTTAATAAGCGAGTCTCTCGTAACTTTACAGAGCTGGCGATCGCGATCGCGCTTTTCCTATGCGCTCTGGTGTCAGTGTTGACTACCCTGGGTATTATCTATGTTTTAACTGAGGAGACATTGAAATTTTTCTCTCAAGTGAGCTTAGGTGAATTCTTTTTAGGTAGTACTAAAAACGGTGTGCACTCCTGTACCTGGACCCCCCAGTTTGAGGATAAAAATTTCTGTATCTGGCCGACAATTAGCGGGACAATTCTGGTCGCAACTATTGCTATGCTGGTTGCAACGCCATTGGGTTTAGCAACTGCAGTTTACTTAAGCGAGTACGCCCGACCCCGCGTCTCCAAAATTCTGCGTCCTTTGGTGGAGCTGTTAGCTGGAGTACCTACGGTTGTCTATGGCTACTTTGCCTTACTACTCGTGACGCCTTTTCTGAAGCTATTCATTCCTGGACTAGAAGGCTTTAACGCTCTCAGTGCTGGGTTAGTGATGGCAGTAATGATTATCCCTACAGTAGCTTCTATTACAGCGGATTCTATGCGAGCCGTACCGCAGGCTTTACGAGACGCAGCCTACGGTTTGGGTGCAACTAAAAAAGAAGTGACGACTAAGGTAGTAATGCCCGCTGCCCTATCGGGTATTATTGCAGCAATCATCCTGGGGATCTCGCGGGCGGTGGGCGAAACGATGATTGTTGTAATCGCGGCAGGACAGAAACCCAACCTGACCTTTGATCCGCGTCAAACCGTTGGAACTATGACTGCTTACATTACCCAGGTTACTAAAGGTGATGCTCGCTATGGCAGTATCGAGTACGAAGCTTTGTTTGCAGTTGGTATGACCCTATTTATCATTACTTTGATTCTGAACATCATTAGCAAGCAGATCTCCAAACGTTTCCAAGAGAAATACGACTAA
- the pstA gene encoding phosphate ABC transporter permease PstA, which produces MANTEGLPSIAAENLFEPKLAKRQTEGSIFATACLLATLFGLVILAVLIVDIVHDGLPRLNLGLITNPPDSLDASQAGFRVALLGSLGMLVFVLLLSIPVGVASAIYLEEYAPKNWLTDFIDLNIYNLAGVPSIVYGILGLGLFVRGLYGGGAVLMAGVLTISLLILPPIIVVARESIRAVPQSIRQASYGVGATKWQTIRHHVLPMALPGIMTGVIISTSRGVGETAPLVVLGVGTVLTNPNISLINLSALFSGQINRLFVNTVWSKDNYFSVLPYQIYEWVSDAKDEYRTLASAGIILLMLVVLGMNAFAIFLRNRAN; this is translated from the coding sequence ATGGCGAATACAGAAGGCTTACCAAGCATCGCTGCCGAAAATTTATTTGAACCTAAGTTAGCAAAAAGACAAACAGAAGGAAGCATTTTTGCCACTGCTTGTTTGCTCGCTACTCTGTTTGGATTGGTCATTCTAGCAGTTTTAATTGTTGACATCGTTCATGATGGCTTGCCAAGGCTTAATTTAGGACTAATTACGAATCCCCCCGACTCTTTGGATGCATCTCAAGCTGGATTTAGGGTGGCTCTGTTGGGATCGTTGGGAATGTTAGTGTTTGTGTTGCTACTGTCCATCCCAGTTGGTGTAGCGTCCGCGATTTACTTGGAGGAATACGCACCTAAGAATTGGCTGACGGATTTTATCGATCTGAATATTTACAACCTGGCGGGCGTACCTTCAATTGTCTATGGCATCCTGGGGTTGGGTTTGTTTGTGCGCGGTCTTTATGGCGGTGGAGCCGTACTGATGGCTGGTGTTTTAACCATATCATTACTCATTTTGCCGCCGATTATTGTAGTAGCAAGGGAATCTATCCGTGCCGTGCCACAGTCTATTCGGCAAGCTTCCTATGGTGTGGGGGCTACCAAGTGGCAAACTATTCGCCACCACGTTCTGCCAATGGCTTTACCAGGTATTATGACTGGAGTAATCATTTCTACTTCTCGCGGAGTAGGTGAAACTGCGCCATTAGTTGTTCTGGGTGTGGGAACCGTTCTTACTAATCCAAATATTTCTCTCATTAATTTGTCAGCTTTGTTTAGCGGTCAAATAAATCGGCTTTTTGTCAATACTGTATGGTCAAAAGATAACTATTTCTCAGTATTGCCCTATCAAATTTACGAATGGGTAAGCGATGCTAAAGACGAATACAGAACGCTTGCTTCCGCTGGGATTATTTTACTCATGCTAGTGGTATTGGGAATGAATGCCTTTGCGATTTTTCTACGTAACCGAGCCAACTAG